Proteins from a genomic interval of Crassostrea angulata isolate pt1a10 chromosome 7, ASM2561291v2, whole genome shotgun sequence:
- the LOC128156557 gene encoding long-chain-fatty-acid--CoA ligase heimdall-like, which produces MEDSYLASRKALDVPYITYPELLKRRASETPEKAVYVFIDGENRRTVLTFGELYTKSAKFAKNLVHLGVKKNDIVGLSGRNVPEWLIANFGIQLAGGCPLYLTFYRKDGNNIVDLFRSVGNVKLLIFDPGFEEQNCAIVSNILEKISSLEKIDSNSVSTLEHVISFHSCDHLSFKHYMSDFYSDVDAELPRLDPEDLGGIFLSSGSMGIPKAIPHSHNAIVIMAHNYTSGVSTKYNQDDVLYNDRKFSWSAGYPLWEIVSGGTRVVATHSFGSSSLVVLADTVSDIIQKENVTCAVLVPPVIDQLLKVESPVKLKSIVILGVVGCPSVLSCVGKICDELADMYGMTEFGGLATGFYSADDVKNFKEKVLSVRPFPGVELKVTDENGYLVPVGQRGQIQVRSRKRFTGYLNHQSPFIENMLRTGWLNSEDGGFVTEEGSLVVEGRIKGLLQVYGIKIYPFQIENVMKYRNTISNVVVIPVVEKSTQYHVPCAAVIYHQDCNDTTENIQDFVREAFSVSTEDKLLEPLYVPQVVVEFKEFPLTSSGKPDRHAIAEAVRHKLDGTKYDYIH; this is translated from the coding sequence ATGGAGGACAGCTATTTGGCATCAAGAAAGGCTCTCGATGTACCGTATATTACATACCCTGAATTACTGAAAAGAAGGGCGTCTGAAACGCCAGAAAAAGCAGTGTATGTATTCATCGACGGCGAAAACAGGCGTACCGTCTTAACCTTCGGTGAACTCTATACAAAGTCAGCAAAGTTTGCAAAAAATCTCGTGCACCTTGGTGTGAAGAAAAATGATATTGTCGGCCTTAGTGGTCGAAATGTGCCTGAATGGCTCATTGCTAACTTTGGAATACAGTTGGCAGGTGGGTGTCCACTTTACCTTACATTTTATCGGAAAGATGGAAACAACATTGTGGACCTTTTTCGTAGCGTTGGTAATGTCAAATTGCTAATTTTTGATCCCGGATTTGAAGAACAAAACTGTGCTATAGTAAGTAACATTCTAGAGAAGATTTCGTCTCTGGAAAAAATCGACTCGAATAGCGTGTCCACTCTTGAACATGTTATATCTTTTCACAGTTGTGATCATCTGTCTTTCAAACATTATATGTCCGATTTTTACTCCGATGTTGATGCCGAGCTTCCTCGCCTCGATCCCGAGGACCTCGGAGGCATTTTCTTGTCTTCTGGCAGCATGGGGATACCAAAGGCTATCCCACATTCTCATAACGCTATCGTGATAATGGCCCACAACTACACCTCCGGGGTTTCTACAAAATACAATCAAGATGATGTACTCTACAATGACCGGAAATTCTCATGGAGTGCCGGATACCCGCTATGGGAAATTGTAAGTGGCGGAACCAGAGTCGTCGCCACTCATTCTTTTGGCAGTTCTTCTCTGGTCGTCCTGGCTGACACAGTCTCTGATATTATACAGAAAGAGAATGTGACATGCGCAGTGCTGGTTCCTCCTGTGATTGACCAGTTGCTGAAGGTAGAGTCTCCAGTCAAGCTTAAAAGTATTGTTATTCTTGGCGTTGTTGGGTGTCCTTCCGTTCTTAGTTGTGTTGGCAAGATCTGCGATGAACTGGCAGACATGTACGGTATGACCGAGTTCGGCGGGTTGGCTACTGGTTTTTATTCTGCTGATGACGTCAAGAACTTCAAAGAAAAGGTTCTAAGTGTACGGCCATTTCCTGGGGTAGAACTAAAAGTAACAGATGAAAACGGATACCTCGTTCCTGTCGGACAAAGAGGTCAAATACAAGTGAGAAGTCGGAAAAGATTCACGGGATACCTTAACCACCAGAGTCCATTTATAGAGAACATGTTAAGAACCGGATGGCTGAACTCAGAGGATGGTGGGTTCGTCACGGAAGAAGGGTCCTTGGTTGTGGAGGGGAGGATTAAAGGGCTGCTGCAAGTCTACGGTATAAAGATCTATCCTTTCCAAATTGAGAATGTCATGAAATACAGAAACACTATTAGTAATGTGGTTGTTATACCAGTGGTAGAGAAATCGACGCAGTACCACGTGCCTTGCGCCGCTGTAATTTACCACCAAGACTGCAACGATACCACCGAGAACATCCAAGATTTTGTCCGGGAAGCGTTCAGTGTGTCCACAGAAGATAAATTGCTTGAACCACTGTACGTTCCCCAAGTTGTGGTAGAATTCAAAGAGTTCCCCCTAACTTCTAGTGGTAAACCAGATAGACACGCCATAGCGGAGGCTGTGAGACATAAACTTGACGGTACAAAGTACGATTATATTCACTAA
- the LOC128156558 gene encoding uncharacterized protein LOC128156558 has product MSTVLFWCLPGIICLFFSNSSDGACTLPGALRGTWISSVFGDTEFTESIMYLSQYDVVTESITTTDPTNFTCDFSSGSFYVFKTTSNFTSNSVDDYKWYICLELTAVTAYSYYYYDTRANDAGRSPYTEYTDVCGGQQDTELFHVFVKKGFEAEALSYCAKPFLGVFTYTHTSTSATCELEWGESLLDVCNNNRTNLIFDYNLCSTKVAFSDGGHVGCVAALISGTTYYQSVINFDTTLSLSPPKTYRFTCFVIEFDGVNVTATEKGENCDQGQSASVKPSAPGSLLYLVANTTCYIETPASPADPSDNTAVIIAGVVVSLVVIATVIGAILGYKYYKRKKDEKLSEKTKIENLVSVGLGNGLANLPKPLNKQNNKQNSSDINENKIKENDLPTQQPGVSMADILQDVDIDPGSEKERQLQNENKETKDDEDPLVLRHTDDSSGLTKKDTVEDESKQINGMMMTDNLTNEVIIEEEAVDEDSVETKYTKPEKKVTFPDDVPTQGSHENPDHASLIPDVNNTAASETKKSNDERYPSPKEALTTFGKEKTGMNSRKPGPSEIKSNESEKSPLEKVEQNGTAIASDGSTTVKNDQQFQTKSTTDLQTSETTLSTNGFKTIKLTTDNKTTSLENFPKSSQTGVNSMTPVVGDDPRAEALTNLSGLMSIVSSNPYKRFTQKANQKNTSPSEELSFKSVRPTLHSFEE; this is encoded by the exons ATGTCCACTGTTTTATTCTGGTGTTTGCCGGgaataatatgtttatttttctcaaacagttCAG ATGGCGCTTGTACACTTCCTGGCGCTTTGCGGGGAACCTGGATCAGCAGCGTGTTTGGGGACACGGAATTTACCGAGTCCATCATGTACCTTTCACAGTATGACGTCGTAACGGAATCAATAACAACTACTGATCCCACAAATTTCACTTGTGATTTCAGTTCAGGaagtttttatgttttcaa GACTACCAGCAACTTCACGAGTAATTCCGTTGATGATTACAAATGGTATATCTGCTTGGAACTGACAGCAGTTACTGCTTACTCGTATTACTACTACGATACCAGAG CTAACGATGCCGGAAGGAGTCCTTACACCGAGTACACGGACGTCTGCGGGGGTCAACAGGACACTGAACTTTTCCATGTGTTCGTCAAGAAAG GCTTCGAGGCCGAGGCACTGTCTTACTGTGCCAAGCCATTCCTGGGGGTGTTCACTTACACGCATACTTCCACTTCCGCTACCTGTGAACTGGAATGGGGAGAGTCCTTGTTAGACGTCTGTAACAACAACAGAACAAACCTCATCTTCGACTACAATCTCTGTTCTACTAAGGTGGCCTTTTCAG ATGGAGGTCACGTGGGATGTGTTGCGGCCCTCATTAGTGGAACCACCTATTACCAGAGTGTCATAAACTTTGACACTACTCTATCGTTGTCACCACCAAAAACCTACCGATTCACCTGTTTT GTGATAGAATTTGATGGAGTAAATGTTACAGCGACAGAGAAGGGAGAGAACTGTGACCAAGGGCAATCAGCTAGCGTCAAGCCGTCCGCACCAGGGAGTCTATTGTACCTTGTCGCCAACA caacttgtt aTATAGAGACCCCTGCTTCTCCGGCCGATCCAAGTGACAACACAGCGGTCATTATTGCTGGTGTTGTCGTGTCGCTGGTAGTCATAGCAACCGTGATCGGCGCAATACTTGGTTACAAATATTACAAGAGAAAGAAAGATGAAAAACTTTCTGAAA AGACTAAAATAGAAAATCTGGTATCTGTTGGACTTGGGAATGGTTTAGCAAATTTGCCGAAACCGTTAAATAAACAGAACAACAAGCAAAATTCCAGTGACATCAACGAAAACAAAATCAAGGAAAACGATTTACCTACTCAGCAACCGGGAGTTTCCATGGCTGACATACTTCAAGATGTAGATATTGATCCTGGAAGcgaaaaagaaagacaactgcaaaatgaaaacaaagagaCAAAAGATGATGAGGATCCACTAGTACTAAGACATACAGATGATAGTTCGGGATTAACCAAAAAAGACACGGTTGAGGATGAATCAAAGCAAATAAATGGTATGATGATGACAGACAACTTAACAAATGAAGTTATCATAGAAGAAGAAGCAGTAGATGAAGATTCTGTTGAAACAAAATATACGAAACCTGAGAAGAAAGTTACTTTTCCGGACGATGTTCCTACGCAAGGAAGTCATGAAAACCCAGATCATGCAAGTTTAATACCAGATGTAAATAATACAGCGGCCAGCGAAACCAAAAAGTCAAACGACGAAAGATATCCATCTCCCAAAGAGGCCCTTACAACGTTTGGGAAGGAGAAAACTGGTATGAACTCAAGAAAACCCGGTCCCAGtgaaatcaaatcaaatgaGAGTGAAAAATCACCTCTTGAAAAGGTTGAACAAAATG GAACAGCAATCGCCTCTGATGGATCCACAACAGTTAAGAATGACCagcaatttcaaacaaaatcgACAACAGACTTGCAAACCTCGGAGACAACTTTATCTACAAATggctttaaaacaataaaactgaCAACAGACAACAAAACGACGTCACTGGAGAATTTCCCCAAATCTTCACAAACAGGTGTGAATTCGATGACACCTGTAGTCGGGGATGATCCCCGAGCGGAAGCTCTGACGAACCTAAGTGGACTGATGTCCATCGTCTCATCAAACCCTTACAAACGTTTTACACAAAAAGCCAATCAAAAGAATACATCTCCCAGTGAAGAGTTGTCCTTCAAGTCAGTTCGTCCCACGCTTCATTCGTTTGAAGAGTGA
- the LOC128192322 gene encoding tripartite motif-containing protein 2-like: MAKTGRGDIKVNERFLTCGLCSQWFTQPRTLPCLHSYCENCLSKHIHDYIAKSSVKKGSQTAHPTEYVCPTCNKAIDVSKFSSQSAKNWTTKFPLNTFLMDLLDVELLMRGEKTCGPCTRNGDRSDVVSWCKECRDGLCKNCSKVHRGMRVSMDHTVLSKEEFMKHVSLLQEQQEPCQKHPGKTLDMYCMTDRELCCPNCVAEEHRRCDRVVSVMDAVKQSRLDKTPEFLKKNLEEYNEHIEKVIASRTNKLLSLDEQKTKLIDEFAQIRINVINILDKMEKAIKKELSDIHSGETKAMEKEVSKSRKIQSAVTNAHELLNVTENHGSDSNLMKTIEEVKRECLWYEEEMGKLRSKIQDCEYVFEIDEHIETLLNKVKKYGDLKVRHSPSKLQPFPNTVTIEKSIEQGKQFKSTLSLKGRKAELAKAFDAKMEDDIKDCWYTGAAFLSDGRFVLVDRSNRKLKLFSKNYRLLNSIFFTTKPWDVTVVGENEIAVTLPEEHGIQLLTTGDSIKMSDYFTTEEACFGIKHVRGKFFALCYDGKPPALKVISSDGRELAAIGVDDDGSPLFSRPIYVTSNNAGTVIFVSDERRGCITCLTETSEHCYTYSTIDLSHVAGITLDREGNLYVCRNHAKSVQVVTPEGDRIKTIVSREEITYPRAIAYDEKEDRLLITQGDKSVVKIFQFE, from the coding sequence ATGGCCAAGACAGGACGCGGAGACATAAAAGTGAATGAGAGATTCTTGACGTGTGGTCTGTGCAGCCAGTGGTTCACTCAGCCCCGGACCTTACCCTGCCTCCATTCCTACTGCGAGAACTGTCTGTCCAAGCACATTCATGACTACATTGCCAAGTCCAGCGTCAAAAAAGGGAGTCAAACCGCCCACCCGACGGAGTATGTGTGTCCCACGTGTAACAAGGCCATCGATGTGTCCAAGTTCTCCTCGCAGTCCGCCAAGAACTGGACTACCAAGTTTCCCCTCAACACGTTCCTTATGGATCTACTGGATGTGGAACTCCTGATGAGGGGCGAGAAAACTTGTGGCCCGTGTACACGTAATGGCGACCGATCGGACGTGGTTTCCTGGTGCAAAGAATGCCGGGACGGGCTCTGCAAGAACTGCTCCAAGGTTCATCGTGGAATGCGTGTCTCCATGGACCACACAGTGCTTAGCAAGGAAGAATTCATGAAGCACGTTTCTCTGCTACAGGAACAACAAGAGCCGTGTCAGAAACATCCGGGCAAGACACTGGACATGTACTGTATGACGGACAGGGAACTTTGTTGTCCGAACTGTGTGGCGGAAGAACACAGACGCTGTGACCGAGTTGTGTCCGTGATGGACGCGGTCAAGCAGAGCCGTCTGGACAAAACGCCGGAGTTCCTAAAGAAAAATCTGGAGGAATACAACGAGCACATAGAGAAGGTCATCGCATCCAGAACCAACAAGTTGCTAAGTCTGGACGAACAGAAAACCAAGCTTATTGACGAGTTTGCTCAAATTCGCATTAACGTCATAAATATTCTGGACAAGATGGAGAAAGCTATCAAGAAGGAGCTGTCTGATATACATTCTGGGGAAACCAAGGCAATGGAGAAAGAGGTGAGCAAGTCTAGAAAGATTCAGTCTGCAGTCACCAATGCGCACGAATTGCTGAACGTTACTGAAAACCATGGGTCCGACTCCAACCTCATGAAAACCATTGAGGAGGTCAAGAGGGAATGCCTGTGGTACGAAGAAGAGATGGGTAAACTGAGGAGCAAAATTCAAGACTGTGAGTACGTTTTCGAAATTGACGAGCATATAGAAACATTGCTCAACAAAGTGAAGAAGTACGGAGATTTGAAAGTCCGCCACTCGCCCTCAAAACTGCAACCCTTCCCCAACACCGTGACGATTGAAAAGTCGATCGAGCAGGGGAAACAATTCAAGTCTACCCTGTCTTTGAAAGGGCGAAAAGCAGAACTCGCGAAAGCATTTGATGCCAAAATGGAAGATGACATTAAAGACTGTTGGTACACTGGGGCCGCATTCCTTAGCGATGGAAGATTTGTACTAGTGGATCGTTCTAATCGAAAACTGAAGCTATTCAGCAAGAACTACCGGCTTCTAAACAGCATCTTTTTCACAACGAAACCTTGGGACGTGACAGTTGTTGGGGAGAACGAGATCGCCGTGACACTTCCGGAGGAGCACGGGATACAGCTTCTGACCACGGGGGACTCCATTAAAATGTCAGACTACTTTACCACGGAGGAAGCTTGCTTCGGAATCAAACACGTGCGAGGGAAGTTCTTCGCTCTTTGCTACGACGGAAAGCCTCCGGCATTGAAAGTTATTTCTTCAGACGGAAGGGAACTTGCAGCCATTGGAGTTGATGACGACGGATCTCCGTTATTTTCACGGCCGATATATGTGACGTCAAATAACGCCGGTACCGTGATCTTCGTGTCAGACGAACGCCGAGGTTGTATCACGTGTCTTACGGAAACTTCCGAGCACTGCTACACCTATTCCACAATAGATCTCAGCCATGTTGCAGGAATAACGCTGGATCGTGAAGGCAACCTCTATGTTTGCAGGAACCATGCAAAAAGCGTGCAAGTTGTAACACCCGAGGGAGACCGCATAAAGACCATCGTGTCACGAGAGGAAATTACGTATCCACGTGCTATTGCATACGACGAGAAAGAGGATCGTCTGCTGATAACTCAGGGGGACAAGAGCGTAGtcaaaatatttcagtttgAGTAA
- the LOC128156133 gene encoding nicotinamidase-like isoform X1 has translation MFTFLRNPSLLFIIVSLPVPVVMDNVALLVIDVQNCFLPTGTLPVTEGDLVMPIINEIRQNYDNLFSLVVFSQDWHCDNHVSFASQHNGKNPYDTTVLHYNSTGNLCESTCDAQYNITQVLWPDHCIKNTADAKFALNITRKSSDVVVQKGYHCKIDSYSAFFDNGEFSQTELNTKLKEKNVDTVIIVGLALDYCVYYTAKDAKKLGYKAYVVQDATRAVANATSIDALHDMKERGVHIVQSSQMPDLMEKLTSSGNIPQCFHLIWYIAAFVISRRLAFF, from the exons ATGTTTACCTTTCTAAG AAATCCCAGCCTCCTCTTCATTATTGTATCACTTCCGGTTCCTGTTGTCATGGACAATGTGGCCCTGCTTGTGATTGACGTTCAAAACTGTTTTCTTCCCACGGGAACTTTACCGGTGACGGAAGGTGACCTAGTAATGCCAATTATCAATGAAATACGCCAAAATTACGACAACCTTTTCTCGTTGGTTGTGTTTTCCCAAGATTGGCACTGTGATAATCATGTTTCCTTTGCATCTCAACACAACGGGAAGAACCCATACGACACTACAGTTCTTCACTACAACAGTACAG GAAACCTTTGCGAATCAACGTGTGACGCTCAATACAACATTACCCAAGTCTTGTGGCCAGATCATTGTATAAAAAACACAGCGGATGCAAAATTCGCTTTGAACATTACCAGAAAAAGCTCTGATGTCGTTGTGCAAAAAGGCTACCATTGCAAG aTCGATTCGTATTCAGCTTTCTTTGACAATGGTGAGTTCAGTCAAACAGAGTTGAACACAAAACTCAAGGAAAAGAACGTTGATACCGTTATTATAGTAGGACTTGCTCTGGACTACTGTGTTTATTACACAGCCAAAGATGCCAAGAAATTAG GCTACAAAGCTTATGTAGTACAAGATGCCACACGTGCCGTAGCAAATGCAACTTCAATAGACGCGTTGCATGACATGAAAGAACGCG GCGTCCATATTGTGCAGTCCTCGCAGATGCCAGATTTGATGGAGAAACTGACAAGTTCCGGCAACATCCCACAGTGCTTTCACCTCATCTGGTATATCGCAGCGTTTGTGATTTCTCGGAGACTGGcatttttctaa
- the LOC128156132 gene encoding retinol dehydrogenase 7-like, which produces MTMGCLILAFILVIYIAYKIYEYQKGKTFIEKITNRYVFITGCDSGFGNDLAQLLDKQGVPVIAGCLTEKGGADLKKKTSSRLRVVQIDVTDQTSIRNAVESVKRIIPRSEGLWGLVNNAGIQVLHAPLEFHSYEAIYKCLAVNLFGAIEVTNAFLPLIRKAKGRVVYTTSDCAFQSYACRGPYVISKVGLDAMAECLRRELYYAGVTFHTIQPGAFKTSIVDPEEMKSTLQKAFDAADSEVQAFYGQKWLQETKEQFVRIPNGQCEDLSGVTNALQHALFSVMPKRSYLCGTKCKFDYYLYQLPGRIHTWLRAMTPPPDAATQSDH; this is translated from the exons ATGACCATGGGCTGTTTAATTCTAGCatttattttggttatttatatTGCGTATAAGATCTACGAGTACCAAAAAGGTAAaacttttatagaaaaaataacCAATCGTTACGTGTTTATCACGGGCTGTGATTCCGGATTTGGGAACGACTTGGCCCAGTTATTGGACAAACAAGGGGTGCCAGTGATCGCCGGATGTTTGACGGAAAAGGGCGGTGCggacttaaaaaagaaaacgtcATCTCGATTACGTGTCGTGCAAATTGACGTCACAGATCAAACAAGTATCCGAAATGCTGTGGAATCTGTCAAACGCATTATTCCCAGGTCAGAAG GTCTCTGGGGACTAGTCAACAATGCAGGGATTCAGGTGTTGCACGCGCCGCTGGAATTCCATTCCTATGAAGCCATATACAAGTGTTTGGCTGTCAACTTGTTTGGTGCTATTGAGGTGACCAATGCATTCTTGCCTCTCATTAGGAAGGCTAAAGGAAGGGTTGTTTATACTACCAGTGATTGTGCATTCCAATCTTACGCATGTCGAGGACCTTACGTCATCAGCAAAGTTGGATTGGATGCTATGGCAGAATGTTTAAG ACGTGAACTTTATTACGCTGGCGTGACGTTTCACACCATTCAACCTGGAGCATTCAAAACCAGCATCGTAGATCCAGAGGAGATGAAGTCCACCCTACAGAAGGCGTTTGACGCGGCAGACAGTGAGGTACAGGCTTTCTACGGCCAAAAGTGGTTACAGGAAA CAAAGGAGCAGTTTGTTAGAATACCAAATGGCCAATGTGAGGACCTATCAGGGGTAACCAATGCACTGCAACATGCTCTGTTTTCCGTTATGCCCAAAAGAAGTTACCTTTGCGGTACAAAGTGCAAATTTGACTATTACCTCTATCAGTTACCAGGGCGGATCCACACGTGGCTACGGGCAATGACTCCGCCCCCTGATGCCGCCACACAGTCAGACCACTGA
- the LOC128156133 gene encoding nicotinamidase-like isoform X2, giving the protein MDNVALLVIDVQNCFLPTGTLPVTEGDLVMPIINEIRQNYDNLFSLVVFSQDWHCDNHVSFASQHNGKNPYDTTVLHYNSTGNLCESTCDAQYNITQVLWPDHCIKNTADAKFALNITRKSSDVVVQKGYHCKIDSYSAFFDNGEFSQTELNTKLKEKNVDTVIIVGLALDYCVYYTAKDAKKLGYKAYVVQDATRAVANATSIDALHDMKERGVHIVQSSQMPDLMEKLTSSGNIPQCFHLIWYIAAFVISRRLAFF; this is encoded by the exons ATGGACAATGTGGCCCTGCTTGTGATTGACGTTCAAAACTGTTTTCTTCCCACGGGAACTTTACCGGTGACGGAAGGTGACCTAGTAATGCCAATTATCAATGAAATACGCCAAAATTACGACAACCTTTTCTCGTTGGTTGTGTTTTCCCAAGATTGGCACTGTGATAATCATGTTTCCTTTGCATCTCAACACAACGGGAAGAACCCATACGACACTACAGTTCTTCACTACAACAGTACAG GAAACCTTTGCGAATCAACGTGTGACGCTCAATACAACATTACCCAAGTCTTGTGGCCAGATCATTGTATAAAAAACACAGCGGATGCAAAATTCGCTTTGAACATTACCAGAAAAAGCTCTGATGTCGTTGTGCAAAAAGGCTACCATTGCAAG aTCGATTCGTATTCAGCTTTCTTTGACAATGGTGAGTTCAGTCAAACAGAGTTGAACACAAAACTCAAGGAAAAGAACGTTGATACCGTTATTATAGTAGGACTTGCTCTGGACTACTGTGTTTATTACACAGCCAAAGATGCCAAGAAATTAG GCTACAAAGCTTATGTAGTACAAGATGCCACACGTGCCGTAGCAAATGCAACTTCAATAGACGCGTTGCATGACATGAAAGAACGCG GCGTCCATATTGTGCAGTCCTCGCAGATGCCAGATTTGATGGAGAAACTGACAAGTTCCGGCAACATCCCACAGTGCTTTCACCTCATCTGGTATATCGCAGCGTTTGTGATTTCTCGGAGACTGGcatttttctaa